From Virgibacillus ihumii, the proteins below share one genomic window:
- a CDS encoding type II toxin-antitoxin system death-on-curing family toxin: MKTVYLKTKDVILIHFMIMKKFGADEQAGIKEQGLLESAVHRPQQSAFGEDAYPTIFEKAASLFESLARNHCFYNGNKRTAFTSVDIFLKKNGYKLKQNDAGNEDFTVDVAEGKVTTQEITAWLRNSTDQYKG; encoded by the coding sequence ATGAAGACGGTTTATTTGAAAACAAAAGACGTAATACTGATTCATTTTATGATCATGAAGAAGTTTGGAGCAGATGAACAGGCTGGGATTAAAGAGCAGGGATTGTTGGAATCGGCAGTTCATCGTCCTCAGCAATCAGCATTCGGTGAAGATGCATATCCAACCATTTTTGAAAAAGCAGCGTCACTATTTGAATCGCTAGCAAGAAATCACTGCTTTTATAATGGAAACAAGCGAACTGCATTTACTTCAGTGGATATATTTTTGAAGAAAAACGGATACAAATTAAAACAGAATGATGCCGGGAATGAAGACTTTACCGTTGATGTTGCTGAAGGTAAGGTAACGACACAGGAAATCACTGCATGGCTGAGAAATAGTACGGATCAATATAAAGGTTAA
- a CDS encoding AbrB/MazE/SpoVT family DNA-binding domain-containing protein has protein sequence MSVGAMAKKEVRKVNQTGNSLSVGLPKSIVDALEIKRGDEMEFKVEDNQIILSKKESWEDQVDTEMVEMLRETFDEHYEVFKNLKDR, from the coding sequence ATGAGTGTGGGTGCAATGGCAAAAAAAGAAGTTCGTAAAGTCAACCAGACCGGGAACAGTTTAAGTGTTGGTCTGCCAAAATCAATAGTTGATGCTTTGGAAATTAAACGTGGTGATGAAATGGAATTTAAAGTTGAAGATAATCAAATCATTTTAAGTAAAAAAGAAAGTTGGGAAGACCAGGTAGATACAGAAATGGTTGAAATGCTTCGCGAAACGTTTGATGAACATTATGAAGTTTTCAAGAATTTGAAGGACAGATAA